The Cervus canadensis isolate Bull #8, Minnesota chromosome X, ASM1932006v1, whole genome shotgun sequence genome contains a region encoding:
- the MAGEE2 gene encoding melanoma-associated antigen E2, producing MSLVSKNACHRSAETTADYSDFQGEMQATDVSGLPASMIVPDAPQGPQEPVDPQVASASQAAQDPKDLDVLIDEQSRRLGALRVHDPLEDRSIALVNFMRMKSQIEGSIQQTEMLEFLREYSDQFPEILRRASAHLDRVFGLNLRVLDPQADTYNLISKRGLQTNDRIAESLDMPKAGLLALVLGHILLNGNRARETSIWDLLLKADVLGEPQRINIPFGNTRNLLTTDFVRMRFLEYWPVYGTNPLEFEFLWGSRAHKEITKMEALKFVAEAHDEEPWSWPEEYNKALEADKAKERSQAAGLEFWSEDIMNDKANDLVQLAINVTEELLPIHQDELLAHTGKEFEDVFPNILSRATLILDLFYGFSLIEVDTSEHIYLLVQQPESEEEQMMLESLGRPTQEYVMPILGLIFLMGNRVKEANVWNLLRGFGVDVGRKHAITCKLMRQRYLECRPLSYSNPVEYELLWGPRAHLETTKMKALEYMARLYRKQPQDWPEQYREAAEDEEARARSEATAMFFFGPM from the coding sequence ATGTCTCTGGTAAGCAAGAATGCGTGCCACCGCAGCGCAGAGACCACTGCAGATTACAGCGACTTCCAAGGTGAGATGCAGGCTACTGATGTCTCTGGGCTCCCCGCCTCCATGATAGTTCCTGATGCCCCCCAGGGCCCTCAGGAGCCGGTCGACCCTCAGGTTGCCAGCGCTTCCCAGGCTGCGCAGGACCCGAAAGACCTCGATGTGCTGATTGATGAGCAGTCCCGACGTTTGGGGGCGCTCAGGGTGCACGATCCTCTAGAAGACAGGTCGATTGCTTTGGTGAATTTCATGCGCATGAAAAGCCAAATCGAGGGGTCTATTCAGCAGACAGAGATGCTGGAGTTCCTCAGAGAATACTCAGATCAGTTCCCTGAGATCCTCAGACGAGCCTCAGCCCATCTGGATCGGGTCTTTGGGTTGAATCTGAGGGTTCTTGATCCCCAAGCTGACACCTACAACCTAATCAGCAAACGGGGTCTCCAGACCAATGATCGGATAGCAGAATCCCTGGACATGCCAAAGGCAGGTCTCCTGGCCTTGGTCCTAGGTCACATTCTCCTAAATGGTAACCGAGCAAGAGAGACCTCCATTTGGGATCTGTTGCTAAAGGCTGATGTGTTAGGTGAGCCCCAGAGGATCAACATCCCTTTTGGGAACACAAGGAACCTCCTAACTACTGACTTTGTACGTATGCGATTCTTGGAGTACTGGCCAGTTTATGGCACTAATCCTCTCGAATTTGAGTTCTTGTGGGGTTCTAGAGCCcacaaagaaatcacaaagatggAAGCCCTGAAGTTTGTGGCAGAGGCCCATGATGAAGAACCCTGGAGCTGGCCAGAAGAATATAATAAGGCCCTAGAAGCTGACAAGGCCAAAGAAAGAAGCCAGGCTGCTGGCTTAGAGTTCTGGTCAGAAGACATTATGAATGATAAGGCAAATGATTTGGTCCAGTTGGCCATTAATGTCACAGAGGAGTTGCTACCTATACATCAGGATGAGCTATTGGCTCACACTGGCAAAGAATTTGAGGATGTGTTTCCAAATATCCTCAGTCGAGCTACTCTAATACTTGATCTGTTCTATGGGTTTTCTCTGATTGAGGTTGATACCAGTGAACACATTTACCTCCTTGTCCAGCAACCAGAATCAGAAGAAGAGCAAATGATGCTAGAGAGCCTGGGGAGACCAACTCAAGAATATGTGATGCCAATCCTGGGTTTGATCTTCCTGATGGGCAACCGTGTCAAAGAGGCCAACGTCTGGAATTTGCTTCGGGGATTTGGTGTGGATGTAGGGAGAAAGCATGCCATCACCTGCAAACTTATGAGACAGCGCTACTTGGAATGCAGGCCACTCTCCTATTCTAATCCAGTTGAATATGAGCTTCTATGGGGTCCTCGAGCTCACCTTGAAACCACCAAAATGAAAGCCCTGGAATACATGGCCAGGCTCTACAGaaagcagccacaggactggccAGAGCAATATAGGGAGGCTGCTGAAGATGAGGAGGCCAGAGCCAGATCTGAGGCAACTGCCATGTTCTTCTTTGGCCCCATGTGA